The following coding sequences are from one Salvelinus namaycush isolate Seneca chromosome 23, SaNama_1.0, whole genome shotgun sequence window:
- the cux1b gene encoding cut-like homeobox 1b: protein MFFRSPGRYADLQLEFSSAVRNSAEQKELILKLEHDLSSIQTMSSLSRPDAEGSDLTSMIDSIPEPIREATAMFTGVAPQGELPQGQMDSLLSIISSQRERFRSRNQELEAESRSVQVTMQALQSELDSLRADNIKLYEKIKFLQSYPGRVSRFLQSYPGRVSRFLQSYPGRVSRFLQSYPGRVSRFLQSYPGRVSRFLQSYPGRVSRFLQSYPGRVSRFLQSYPGRVSRFLQSYPGRVSRFLQSYPGRVSRFLQSYPGRVSSFLQSYPGRVSRFLQSYPGRVSRFLQSYPGRVSRFLQSYPGRVSRFLQSYPGRVSRFLQSYPGRVSRFLQSYPGRVSRFLQSYPGRAGGSDDTVTVRYSSQYEERLDPFASFSKRERQRRYLSLSPWDKVTLSLGRGILSNKMARTIAFFYTLFLHCLVFLVLYKTAWSESIGRDCSAFCAKKYSDHLHRFHENGDNL from the exons ATGTTCTTCAGAAGCCCAG GACGCTATGCTGACCTGCAGCTGGAGTTCTCGTCTGCGGTCCGGAACAGCGCCGAGCAGAAGGAGCTCATCCTCAAACTGGAACACGACCTGAGCAGCATCCAGACCATGTcctccctgtcacgccctgatgcTGAG GGGTCTGACCTGACTAGCATGATTGACAGCATCCCTGAGCCAATCAGAGAGGCCACTGCCATGTTTACAG gtgtgGCCCCCCAGGGGGAGCTGCCTCAAGGCCAGAtggactctctcctctccataatctccagccagagagagaggttCCGCTCACGCAACCAGGAGCTGGAGGCT GAGAGTCGTTCCGTGCAGGTGACCATGCAGGCCCTGCAGAGTGAGCTGGACAGCCTGCGTGCCGACAACATCAAGCTCTACGAGAAGATCAAGTTCCTCCAGAGCTACCCTGGCAGGGTGAGTAGGTTTCTCCAGAGCTACCCCGGCAGAGTGAGTAGGTTTCTCCAGAGCTACCCTGGCAGGGTGAGTAGGTTCCTCCAGAGCTACCCAGGCAGAGTGAGTAGGTTCCTCCAGAGCTACCCCGGCAGGGTGAGTAGGTTCCTCCAGAGCTACCCCGGCAGGGTGAGTAGGTTCCTCCAGAGCTACCCTGGCAGGGTGAGTAGGTTCCTCCAGAGCTACCCTGGCAGGGTGAGTAGGTTCCTCCAGAGCTACCCTGGCAGGGTGAGTAGGTTCCTCCAGAGCTACCCTGGCAGGGTGAGTAGGTTCCTCCAGAGCTACCCTGGCAGGGTGAGTAGTTTCCTCCAGAGCTACCCTGGCAGGGTGAGTAGGTTCCTCCAGAGCTACCCTGGCAGGGTGAGTAGGTTCCTCCAGAGCTACCCTGGCAGGGTGAGTAGGTTCCTCCAGAGCTACCCTGGCAGGGTGAGTAGGTTCCTCCAGAGCTACCCTGGCAGGGTGAGTAGGTTCCTCCAGAGCTACCCTGGCAGGGTGAGTAGGTTCCTCCAGAGCTACCCTGGCAGGGTGAGTAGGTTCCTCCAGAGCTACCCTGGCAGG GCTGGAGGCAGTGATGACACGGTTACGGTGCGTTACTCCTCCCAGTATGAGGAGAGACTGGACCCCTTCGCCTCCTTCAGCAAGAGG GAACGCCAGCGCAGATACCTGAGCCTCAGCCCCTGGGACAAGGTTACACTCAGCCTG GGTCGTGGTATTCTCTCCAACAAGATGGCCAGAACCATTGCTTTCTTTTACACCCTCTTCCTGCATTGCCTGGTCTTCCTG GTGCTGTATAAGACTGCCTGGAGTGAGAGCATCGGTCGAGACTGCTCGGCCTTCTGTGCTAAGAA GTACTCGGATCACCTACATCGTT